The following are encoded together in the Geobacter sulfurreducens PCA genome:
- a CDS encoding ammonia-forming cytochrome c nitrite reductase subunit c552 produces the protein MWKKRLAVLAVAAGAAVALSIPALSTAAKGKPAATGAKGDGRETCYGCHEEVKALKEGSKHARLACDSCHDKLKEHLANYETKPGTNLDPAKCGSCHKNEYSSFFTVNYDAQPRKEKGIPTGRSPMQDKLLAGHGFTFEHNEPRGHAFMVVDQFIVDRFQGGRFQYKKGAWGMDATGKAWDILTDTGKKLPETAMAGNPTCIQCKTSDHILKWKFMGDKDPKATWDRSSDIVAVAKDTQNPVGCIHCHDPHGTQPRVVRDGLIQAIEKDPTANIFAKNGKTDLKVISFRDGFRKIGVMEKTDSRLMCAQCHVEYNCNAGSQWSDGQKVGYDDQRTNHFPLKNAKDLLAHYKKLDFYDFKHAITGARLVKLQHPEAETYAGSVHDRAGVGCADCHMPRMKGKDGKMFKSHGVIRPAHHVKEACLGCHPKSTVEQKSYQIEGTRNYIRGKMRKAEYWLGQLIDTYAAAKRMGIGEDVLAKAREKHEEAHVLWEYWTAENSDGFHNPELARDSLTSSIAASKAGVKLLNDAMEPKK, from the coding sequence CGGCGGCAAAGGGCAAGCCTGCTGCCACGGGTGCCAAGGGTGACGGACGGGAGACATGCTACGGCTGTCACGAGGAGGTCAAGGCCCTCAAGGAAGGATCAAAGCACGCCCGTCTTGCCTGCGATTCCTGCCACGACAAACTCAAGGAGCACCTGGCCAACTACGAGACCAAGCCGGGCACCAATCTGGATCCGGCCAAGTGCGGTTCGTGCCACAAAAATGAATACAGCAGTTTCTTCACGGTCAACTACGACGCCCAACCGCGCAAGGAGAAAGGGATTCCCACCGGGCGCTCCCCCATGCAGGACAAGCTCCTGGCCGGCCACGGTTTCACCTTCGAGCACAACGAACCCCGGGGACACGCCTTCATGGTGGTTGACCAATTCATCGTCGACCGTTTCCAGGGAGGGCGTTTTCAGTACAAGAAGGGCGCCTGGGGAATGGACGCCACCGGCAAGGCATGGGACATCCTGACCGACACGGGCAAGAAGCTACCGGAAACGGCCATGGCGGGAAATCCCACCTGTATCCAGTGCAAGACGTCCGATCACATCCTCAAATGGAAGTTTATGGGGGACAAGGACCCCAAGGCCACGTGGGACCGGAGTTCCGACATCGTTGCAGTGGCCAAGGACACCCAGAATCCGGTGGGGTGCATCCACTGTCACGACCCCCATGGCACCCAACCCCGCGTGGTGCGTGACGGCCTGATCCAGGCAATTGAGAAGGACCCGACCGCCAATATTTTCGCCAAGAACGGCAAGACCGACCTGAAAGTTATCTCTTTCCGCGACGGTTTCCGCAAGATCGGCGTCATGGAAAAGACCGATTCCCGGCTCATGTGCGCCCAGTGCCACGTTGAGTACAACTGCAACGCGGGCTCCCAGTGGTCAGACGGCCAGAAAGTGGGCTACGACGACCAGCGCACCAACCACTTCCCCCTCAAAAATGCAAAGGATCTCCTCGCACACTACAAGAAGCTCGATTTCTACGATTTCAAGCACGCGATCACAGGGGCACGCCTCGTCAAGCTGCAGCACCCGGAAGCCGAAACCTACGCGGGCAGTGTCCATGACCGGGCCGGCGTCGGCTGCGCCGACTGCCACATGCCGCGCATGAAGGGCAAAGACGGCAAGATGTTTAAATCCCACGGCGTGATTCGTCCCGCTCACCATGTGAAAGAAGCCTGTCTCGGCTGCCATCCCAAGAGCACCGTGGAGCAGAAGTCCTACCAGATCGAGGGAACCCGTAACTACATCCGCGGCAAGATGCGCAAGGCGGAATACTGGCTCGGCCAACTGATCGACACCTACGCCGCCGCCAAGCGGATGGGAATCGGTGAAGATGTCCTGGCCAAGGCACGGGAGAAGCATGAGGAAGCCCATGTACTGTGGGAGTACTGGACCGCTGAAAACAGCGACGGTTTCCACAATCCCGAACTGGCCCGCGACAGCCTGACCTCCTCCATCGCGGCATCCAAGGCAGGGGTTAAGCTCCTGAACGACGCCATGGAACCCAAGAAGTAA